The DNA sequence GAAGGTGGAGATCCGCCGTGGGCAGCACCGAACAAGACGTCGGTGGCGCGGAGCCGCAGACCGACTGGGAGCAGATCCAGGGGAGTCCCGAATTCACGGACCTGCGCCGCCGGTTGCGGGTGTTCGTGTTCCCGATGACCGCGCTGTTCCTGCTCTGGTACCTGCTGTACGTGCTTCTCGCGGACTACGCGCACGGGTTCATGAGCACCAAGCTGTTCGGGAACATCACCGTCGGCCTGGTCTTCGGCCTGCTGCAGTTCGTCTCGACGTTCGTCATCACGGGCTTGTACGTGCGCTACGCCAACCGGAAGCTCGACCCGGTCGCCGACGGGATCCGCGCCGAAATCGAAGGGGAACCGCGCCGATGAACCTCGCGGCGGGCGTGGAGGGCAGCAACTCCACCCTCAACATCATCATCTTCCTGGTCTTCGTCGCGATCACGCTGGTGATCGTGTTCCGGGCCAGCCGGAACACCAAGACGGCGTCGGACTACTACGCCGCCGGGCGCGCCTTCACCGGCCCGCAGAACGGCATCGCGATTTCCGGCGACTACCTTTCGGCGGCGTCGTTCCTCGGCATCGCCGGCGCCATCGCGATCAACGGGTACGACGGCTTCCTCTATTCGATCGGTTTCCTGGTCGCGTGGCTGGTCGCGTTGCTGCTGGTCGCGGAACTGCTGCGCAACACCGGCAAGTTCACGATGGGCGACGTGCTCGCGTTCCGCATGAAGCAGACGCCGGTGCGCGCGGCGGCCGCCGTTTCGACGCTGGCGGTTTCGTTCTTCTACCTGCTGGCGCAGATGGCCGGGGCCGGTGGTCTGGTCAACCTGCTGCTCGGCATCGAAGGCGAGGCC is a window from the Amycolatopsis sp. cg9 genome containing:
- a CDS encoding DUF485 domain-containing protein encodes the protein MGSTEQDVGGAEPQTDWEQIQGSPEFTDLRRRLRVFVFPMTALFLLWYLLYVLLADYAHGFMSTKLFGNITVGLVFGLLQFVSTFVITGLYVRYANRKLDPVADGIRAEIEGEPRR